From a single Miscanthus floridulus cultivar M001 chromosome 8, ASM1932011v1, whole genome shotgun sequence genomic region:
- the LOC136473536 gene encoding protein PHR1-LIKE 2-like, with the protein MFPSLIHHAGRGRPDVAATEDAPRSGDGLGLHGHGGGPSVVLTADPKPRLRWTADLHDRFVDAVAQLGGPDKATPKAIMRTMGVKGLTLFHLKSHLQKYRLGRQSGKELTEQSKDASYLMEAQSGTTLSPRGSTLDVKESQEVKEALRAQMEVQRRLHEQVEVQKHMQIRMEANQKYIDTILDKAFKIVSEQLSGFSISDQDPPILTSAGVMLSPADHLSSSVFPQLSVSSVSLHSPGGGKGLPHVADSHVFSQRPPEQLKRKSR; encoded by the exons ATGTTCCCCAGCCTGATCCACCACGCTGGCCGTGGCCGACCCGACGTCGCCGCCACCGAGGACGCACCTCGCAGTGGCGACGGGTTGGGGCTGCACGGGCACGGCGGCGGGCCCAGCGTGGTGCTCACGGCCGACCCCAAGCCTAGGCTCCGCTGGACGGCCGACCTCCACGACCGTTTCGTCGATGCCGTCGCCCAGCTCGGCGGGCCTGATA AAGCAACACCAAAAGCTATCATGAGAACAATGGGAGTGAAGGGCCTCACCCTTTTTCACTTGAAAAGCCATCTTCAG AAATACAGACTGGGAAGACAGTCTGGCAAAGAGTTGACGGAGCAATCAAAAGATG CTTCTTACCTTATGGAAGCCCAAAGTGGAACAACTTTGTCTCCTAGAGGTTCTACTCTAGATGTGAAAGA GAGTCAAGAAGTTAAAGAAGCACTCAGAGCACAAATGGAAGTGCAACGAAGATTACACGAACAAGTGGAG GTCCAGAAGCATATGCAGATCCGAATGGAAGCGAACCAGAAGTACATCGACACGATACTAGATAAGGCATTCAAGATAGTATCTGAGCAACTGAGTGGCTTCAGCATATCTGACCAAGACCCACCGATTCTCACCTCTGCTGGGGTCATGCTTAGCCCTGCAGATCACTTGAGTTCGTCAGTCTTCCCCCAGCTCTCTGTCAGCTCGGTTAGCCTTCACAGCCCTGGAGGAGGGAAAGGCCTTCCGCATGTTGCCGACAGCCATGTGTTCTCCCAGAGGCCACCTGAACAACTCAAGCGCAAATCACGTTGA